The proteins below come from a single Burkholderia contaminans genomic window:
- the codA gene encoding cytosine deaminase codes for MKIINARLRGRSGLFTIDIDAGTIRGIGLQPSPLTSQEDDVIDAGSNLVIPPLVEPHIHLDATLTAGEPEWNMSGTLFEGIERWGQRKATITHEDTKARAHTTIGMLRDNGIQHVRTHVDVTDHTLAALKAMLEVRDEARDLIDLQIVAFPQEGIESFENGRALMERAIDMGADVVGGIPHFENTRDQGVSSIKFLMDLAERKDCLVDVHCDETDDPHSRFLEVLAEEARVRGMGTRVTASHTTAMGSYDNAYCSKLFRLLKRSEIHFVSCPTESIHLQGRFDTFPKRRGITRVAELDRAGINVCFGQDSIKDPWYPIGNGNILRILDVGLHVCHMLGYEDLQRCLDFVTEHSAHAMSLGDRYGIAVGRPANLLILDADSDYEVVRTQARVRLSLRAGKVIMQRAPERITYPEAGTR; via the coding sequence ATGAAAATCATCAACGCCAGATTGCGCGGCCGTAGCGGCCTCTTCACGATCGACATCGATGCGGGCACGATTCGCGGCATCGGCCTCCAGCCGTCGCCGCTGACGTCTCAAGAGGACGACGTCATCGACGCGGGCAGCAATCTCGTCATCCCGCCGCTGGTCGAGCCGCATATCCACCTGGATGCGACGCTGACCGCGGGGGAACCCGAGTGGAACATGAGCGGCACGCTGTTCGAAGGTATCGAGCGGTGGGGCCAGCGCAAGGCCACCATTACCCATGAGGATACGAAAGCCCGCGCCCACACCACGATCGGGATGTTGCGCGACAACGGCATCCAGCACGTGCGCACGCACGTGGACGTCACCGATCACACGCTTGCCGCGTTGAAAGCGATGCTCGAGGTCAGGGACGAAGCACGCGATCTCATCGATCTGCAGATCGTCGCCTTCCCGCAGGAAGGCATCGAGTCGTTCGAGAACGGACGTGCACTGATGGAGCGCGCGATCGATATGGGGGCCGACGTCGTGGGCGGCATTCCGCATTTCGAGAACACGCGCGACCAGGGTGTGAGTTCCATCAAGTTCCTGATGGATCTCGCGGAGCGCAAGGACTGCCTGGTCGACGTTCATTGCGACGAAACCGACGATCCGCACTCGCGCTTCCTGGAAGTGCTTGCCGAGGAAGCACGGGTTCGCGGGATGGGCACGCGCGTCACCGCCAGCCACACGACCGCGATGGGTTCCTACGACAACGCCTACTGCTCGAAGCTTTTCCGGTTGCTGAAGCGCTCGGAAATCCATTTCGTTTCGTGTCCGACCGAAAGCATCCACCTGCAGGGGCGTTTCGACACGTTCCCGAAACGACGCGGCATCACGCGTGTCGCGGAACTCGATCGCGCCGGCATCAACGTGTGCTTCGGACAGGATTCGATCAAGGACCCGTGGTATCCGATCGGCAACGGCAACATCCTGCGCATCCTCGACGTCGGCTTGCACGTGTGCCACATGCTCGGCTACGAAGACCTGCAGCGATGCCTCGATTTCGTGACGGAGCACAGCGCCCATGCGATGTCCCTCGGCGATCGCTATGGCATCGCTGTCGGGCGGCCGGCCAATCTGCTGATCCTCGACGCGGATTCCGACTATGAAGTGGTTCGCACACAGGCCAGGGTGCGATTGTCGCTCCGCGCCGGGAAGGTCATCATGCAGCGCGCGCCCGAACGCATCACCTATCCTGAAGCAGGCACGCGTTGA
- the codB gene encoding cytosine permease, with translation MPTNRDASPMDESDHGEFSLSEVPLEKRTGFLSITMVLLSFTFFTGTMFAGGKIGVAFDVVSMIQIAVIGNLLLAAYAASLALIAARSGLNAVLMGRFCFGEVGSKLSDFLLGFAELGWYAWGTATVAIVLVKLLGWPPSVTTPLMILFGFGFSITAIIGYRGMDVLSRVSVPLMFVLLMTSMWIATRDIGGWAGLTHVAPSHPMPFSAAVTMVIGTFASGATQATNWTRLARSARSAVSASMIGFFAGNGLMIIAGAYCAIVYQQADIVEVMMLQGLSIAAVVMLCLNLWTIQGPTMYNVAAAGCHLLRTERRRTLVLVGAAIGIVLAVGGMYELLIPFLVLLGSIIPPVGGVIMADYWYRHRGQYPSLAAARLPRFNLVGLAAYAIGAALAYTSPWIAPIVGIGASAGAYIVLLQIARAFAREPSVQGE, from the coding sequence ATGCCCACGAACCGGGATGCAAGCCCGATGGACGAATCGGATCACGGAGAATTCTCGCTGAGCGAAGTCCCGCTCGAGAAACGCACCGGATTTCTGTCCATCACGATGGTGTTGTTGAGTTTCACGTTCTTCACGGGAACGATGTTTGCCGGCGGCAAGATCGGTGTCGCCTTCGACGTCGTCAGCATGATCCAGATCGCGGTAATCGGAAACCTGTTGCTCGCCGCCTATGCGGCATCGCTTGCGCTGATTGCCGCTCGCAGCGGCCTGAATGCGGTACTGATGGGGCGATTCTGCTTCGGGGAAGTGGGCAGCAAGCTGTCCGACTTCCTGCTCGGCTTCGCCGAACTCGGCTGGTACGCATGGGGAACCGCGACGGTGGCGATCGTCTTGGTCAAGCTGCTGGGATGGCCGCCCTCCGTTACCACGCCGTTGATGATCCTCTTCGGCTTCGGATTTTCGATCACGGCCATCATCGGCTATCGCGGCATGGATGTGCTGTCGCGCGTCTCCGTGCCGTTGATGTTCGTGCTGCTGATGACGTCGATGTGGATCGCCACCCGCGATATCGGCGGATGGGCCGGCCTCACGCATGTCGCACCGTCGCATCCGATGCCGTTCTCGGCCGCCGTGACCATGGTCATCGGCACCTTTGCCAGCGGCGCGACCCAGGCAACCAACTGGACCCGCCTCGCCCGCAGCGCGCGCAGCGCCGTCTCGGCCAGCATGATCGGATTCTTCGCGGGCAACGGCCTGATGATCATCGCGGGCGCATACTGCGCGATCGTCTATCAGCAAGCCGACATCGTCGAGGTGATGATGCTGCAGGGCCTGTCGATCGCGGCGGTCGTGATGCTGTGCCTCAATCTCTGGACCATCCAGGGGCCGACGATGTACAACGTGGCGGCCGCCGGATGCCATCTGCTGCGCACCGAACGGCGCCGCACGCTCGTACTCGTGGGCGCGGCGATCGGCATCGTGCTCGCGGTCGGCGGGATGTACGAGTTGCTGATTCCGTTCCTGGTGCTGCTCGGCTCGATCATTCCGCCGGTCGGCGGCGTGATCATGGCGGACTACTGGTACCGCCATCGCGGGCAATACCCGTCGCTTGCCGCCGCCCGCCTTCCGCGCTTCAACCTGGTCGGCCTGGCCGCGTATGCGATCGGCGCCGCACTCGCCTATACCTCGCCGTGGATCGCGCCGATCGTCGGCATCGGGGCGTCCGCCGGCGCCTACATCGTGCTGCTGCAGATTGCCCGCGCGTTCGCGCGCGAGCCGTCCGTTCAGGGTGAATGA
- a CDS encoding TetR/AcrR family transcriptional regulator: MRHPSEPTAGTPGRPHGRREALRDTLEATILAAAEESFSMYGFEGSSVATIAAAAGLSKQNLMYYFPTKLALYQRVLDDVLRDWLGRMREFAAPDREPAEAMSAYIRAKLEFSRNRPHGSRVFALEIIGGAKTYGKEIRKQLIPVLRDDIRVLERWIEEGKVRQVDAEHLFFLIWAATQAYADFAPQMLLVLGKRALGNDDFDAAYRTISALVLNALITGDGKTD, from the coding sequence GTGAGGCACCCGTCCGAGCCGACTGCGGGAACACCCGGCCGGCCTCACGGCCGGCGTGAAGCGCTGCGCGACACGCTCGAGGCGACCATTCTCGCCGCTGCCGAGGAATCGTTTTCCATGTACGGATTCGAGGGCAGTTCCGTTGCGACGATCGCAGCGGCCGCCGGCCTGTCGAAGCAGAACCTGATGTACTACTTCCCCACGAAGCTGGCGCTCTACCAACGCGTGCTGGACGACGTATTGCGGGACTGGCTCGGCAGGATGCGGGAATTTGCGGCGCCCGATCGCGAGCCCGCGGAAGCCATGTCGGCCTATATCCGGGCCAAACTCGAATTCTCCAGAAATCGCCCGCATGGATCGCGGGTATTTGCGCTGGAGATCATCGGCGGGGCCAAGACCTACGGAAAGGAAATCCGCAAACAACTGATTCCGGTGTTGCGCGACGACATCCGGGTGCTCGAACGCTGGATCGAGGAAGGCAAGGTCAGGCAGGTCGATGCCGAGCACCTGTTCTTCCTGATCTGGGCAGCCACGCAGGCCTATGCGGATTTCGCCCCCCAGATGCTGCTGGTGCTCGGCAAGCGTGCGCTGGGAAACGACGATTTCGACGCGGCTTACCGCACGATCTCGGCGCTCGTGCTCAACGCGCTGATTACCGGCGACGGAAAGACGGATTGA